TCATGTGCATATGTTAGTATCGATACCGCCAAAATTCAGTGTTTCTGCATTTATGGGGTATCTAAAAGGAAAAAGTGCGCTAATGATATTTGAACAGCATGGTAATTTGAAATACAAATATGGGAATAGGCACTTTTGGGCAGAAGGATATTATGTTAGTACAGTAGGGCTAAATGAAGCGACGATCAAGAAGTACATTCAAGAACAAGAAAAACATGATCAAGCAATAGATAAACTGAATGTACGAGAGTACGATGACCCTTTTAAGGGTAACGTGAAGTAGTACAAACATCCCTTTAGGGATAGCAAAAGTGATTAGACCGTAGTGGCTTGAACAAAGTGAAAGCCAGCGTCTTGAGACGCCGGCTAGTAATAGAGGCTTATAGCCTCAGTGCAAACCACCCGTTAGACGGGTGGTTCTGATT
The nucleotide sequence above comes from Azotosporobacter soli. Encoded proteins:
- the tnpA gene encoding IS200/IS605 family transposase, producing the protein MGQSLAHTKWQCKYHIVFTPKFRRKIIYGQYRESIGEILRRLCSYKDVKIIEGHLMIDHVHMLVSIPPKFSVSAFMGYLKGKSALMIFEQHGNLKYKYGNRHFWAEGYYVSTVGLNEATIKKYIQEQEKHDQAIDKLNVREYDDPFKGNVK